From Dysgonomonas mossii, a single genomic window includes:
- a CDS encoding phage integrase SAM-like domain-containing protein, which translates to MENFLKSERQLYDIPLNRINHDFINEFEIYLRMMAKCNHNTTAKFIQSFKRIVILAINNKYIKDNPFLEYKIRLKQVDQ; encoded by the coding sequence TTGGAAAACTTTCTCAAATCAGAGAGGCAGTTGTACGATATACCATTAAATAGGATTAACCATGATTTCATAAATGAATTCGAAATTTATTTGCGAATGATGGCAAAGTGTAACCACAATACGACAGCTAAGTTTATACAATCTTTCAAACGCATTGTCATCTTAGCAATAAATAACAAGTACATTAAAGATAATCCATTTTTAGAATATAAAATTAGATTAAAACAGGTTGATCAATAG
- a CDS encoding rhodanese-like domain-containing protein, whose translation MKPFYFLIGIAMSTGYITGRPVYTHYNTETVPIDSTVSQPSSPQYTLVKHLIEDKSAIILDVRTEQEYNEGHIRNSINIPLDKLNDSVFSLQKKEAIVIVCRSGKRSKEAKTFLTHQGFINVYDGGKWENLNILLTDK comes from the coding sequence ATGAAACCATTTTATTTTCTGATTGGTATAGCTATGTCCACCGGCTATATCACAGGACGTCCCGTATATACTCATTATAATACGGAGACAGTTCCGATTGATTCAACAGTCTCTCAACCCTCATCCCCTCAATACACCCTTGTCAAACATCTGATAGAGGATAAATCTGCTATTATACTTGATGTTCGTACAGAACAAGAGTATAATGAAGGTCATATAAGAAATTCTATTAATATTCCGCTGGACAAATTAAATGATTCTGTTTTTTCCCTACAAAAGAAAGAAGCTATTGTTATAGTTTGCCGTAGTGGTAAAAGAAGTAAAGAAGCTAAAACATTTTTAACACATCAGGGGTTTATAAATGTATATGACGGAGGAAAATGGGAAAACCTTAATATATTATTGACGGATAAATAA
- a CDS encoding DoxX family protein: MAIIVLPSYLAPREYLIETIRRMEFPSYFGLELDILKIVGAVIILIPAIPTMFKEWSYVGFGILLLSASLAHLLIDGWAKGVAPLVPLAILAVSYYYFRKLNYEK, translated from the coding sequence ATGGCGATAATTGTGTTACCTTCGTATTTAGCACCACGTGAATATTTAATTGAAACCATTCGCAGAATGGAATTTCCAAGTTATTTTGGATTAGAATTAGATATTCTAAAAATTGTTGGTGCAGTAATTATTCTTATTCCGGCTATTCCAACCATGTTCAAAGAATGGTCGTATGTTGGATTTGGAATACTTTTGCTTTCAGCAAGTCTGGCACATCTTCTTATTGATGGTTGGGCAAAAGGTGTGGCACCGCTTGTTCCTTTAGCTATTCTTGCTGTGTCTTACTATTATTTCAGAAAACTGAATTATGAGAAGTAA
- a CDS encoding TolC family protein, whose translation MTTIRIKYLTMLLLMIMGTGSVSAQTADSLSHYLKIAAFNNPGVKADFMVYKASLQKIPQAGAYADPELEMGFFLEPMDIIGGKQVAEFKLMQMFPWFGTKKAAQTEATHMAKMSFEKFRETRDNLYLEVYTQWYLLCSLQQKLMNNRDNKALLTQLEQLALRKFSSPSAGSGSGYSISSPPPPTSTPPAGGSGMSSMSSMGSSGGSQPTAQNAGMSSMGSSGGGMTSGMSGTASGGMSDVLRIQLEIAELDNNIESILSEIKAEKAKFNALLNRSALSEIQIPETFEQLPFLFDPETAMTKINDQNPMLNMITEEGLAYKAKAEMDKKMSYPMFGIGVQYMLNKKTSDPMFGMGDMNGKDMIMPMVSVSIPLYRNKYKAQQRESKFWWQASKEKYTNTYNVLESELYKTKHLLDDASRKISLYKKQSDLAETTYNLVVQEFVVGKSDLTNVIQVQRQLLDYQLKKAEAVASYNTMVASIQKLISFKDTEQNVNSIYYGNE comes from the coding sequence ATGACAACAATAAGAATCAAATATTTAACAATGCTGTTGTTGATGATAATGGGCACCGGTTCAGTTTCAGCACAAACCGCTGATTCACTCAGCCATTACCTCAAAATAGCTGCCTTTAATAACCCCGGAGTTAAAGCGGATTTTATGGTTTATAAGGCATCTCTGCAAAAAATACCACAAGCAGGAGCTTATGCAGATCCCGAACTTGAAATGGGCTTTTTCCTTGAACCGATGGATATTATCGGAGGGAAACAGGTTGCCGAGTTCAAACTGATGCAGATGTTCCCTTGGTTTGGTACAAAGAAAGCGGCACAGACCGAAGCCACCCACATGGCAAAAATGTCGTTTGAGAAATTCCGTGAAACAAGGGATAACCTTTATCTGGAAGTTTATACCCAATGGTATCTACTTTGCAGCTTACAACAAAAACTGATGAACAACAGGGATAACAAAGCCCTGCTGACTCAATTGGAACAACTGGCGTTACGTAAGTTTTCATCGCCATCAGCAGGTTCAGGTTCAGGATATTCAATTTCATCCCCGCCCCCACCAACCAGTACGCCTCCGGCAGGAGGAAGTGGTATGTCATCCATGTCCTCAATGGGAAGTAGTGGTGGCTCTCAGCCAACTGCTCAAAATGCAGGTATGTCTTCGATGGGCAGCTCCGGTGGTGGTATGACATCAGGCATGAGTGGTACAGCTTCCGGCGGTATGTCTGATGTGCTGCGTATCCAGTTGGAAATAGCTGAATTGGATAATAATATAGAGAGCATTCTTTCGGAAATAAAAGCGGAAAAAGCAAAGTTCAACGCTTTACTGAACCGCTCCGCTCTCAGCGAAATACAGATACCCGAAACCTTTGAGCAACTTCCATTCCTATTCGATCCCGAAACTGCTATGACAAAGATCAACGATCAGAACCCTATGTTGAACATGATTACCGAAGAAGGGCTTGCTTACAAAGCTAAAGCAGAAATGGATAAAAAGATGAGTTATCCGATGTTCGGTATAGGTGTGCAATATATGCTTAATAAGAAAACAAGCGATCCGATGTTCGGAATGGGCGATATGAACGGAAAGGATATGATTATGCCAATGGTTTCCGTTAGTATCCCCCTCTATCGTAACAAGTACAAGGCTCAACAGCGCGAAAGTAAATTCTGGTGGCAAGCCAGTAAAGAGAAATATACCAATACGTACAATGTACTGGAGTCGGAATTGTATAAGACAAAACACCTGCTGGATGATGCTTCCCGTAAAATTTCGCTATATAAAAAACAGTCAGACCTTGCTGAAACAACCTATAATTTGGTCGTACAGGAGTTTGTTGTTGGAAAAAGCGATCTAACCAATGTTATACAGGTTCAACGGCAACTGTTGGATTATCAACTCAAAAAAGCCGAGGCAGTCGCAAGTTACAATACAATGGTGGCATCTATTCAAAAACTGATTTCATTTAAGGATACTGAACAAAACGTAAACAGCATATATTATGGAAACGAATAA
- a CDS encoding SDR family NAD(P)-dependent oxidoreductase: MKTIAIVGAGPGLGLSIAKKFGKNGFQVALVARNEEKLNHLAAELKQDGIEAAAFAADILDAQQIKSAFNAIKERYGFIDVLEYSPIPSVQNLAGTLDVTEENVLHQFQFIVLGAISSIGEVLPTMLKKNTGALLFTTGGSSIHPTPMMGNVGIAMAGLRNHILNLNTELSGKGIYAGHIGIGVWMQEGSGVQDKIADIWYDMYTKRDRAEEYISEDKVK, translated from the coding sequence ATGAAAACAATAGCAATAGTTGGGGCAGGCCCCGGATTGGGCTTGTCCATCGCAAAAAAATTCGGCAAAAATGGTTTTCAGGTTGCACTTGTAGCCCGGAATGAAGAAAAGCTGAACCATTTGGCAGCAGAGCTGAAGCAAGATGGAATTGAAGCGGCTGCATTTGCCGCAGACATTTTAGATGCTCAACAAATCAAGTCTGCATTCAATGCCATAAAAGAAAGATACGGCTTTATAGATGTGCTTGAATACAGCCCCATACCAAGTGTCCAAAATTTGGCAGGAACTTTAGATGTAACCGAAGAAAATGTACTTCATCAGTTTCAGTTTATTGTGCTTGGAGCAATTTCTTCAATCGGCGAAGTGCTTCCGACGATGTTGAAGAAAAATACAGGGGCATTATTGTTTACAACCGGAGGCTCATCTATCCATCCAACACCTATGATGGGCAACGTTGGGATTGCAATGGCAGGACTCCGCAACCACATTCTTAATCTGAATACCGAGCTGTCCGGCAAAGGTATTTACGCAGGTCATATCGGCATTGGAGTTTGGATGCAGGAAGGTTCCGGCGTACAGGACAAAATAGCAGATATATGGTATGACATGTACACCAAGCGGGACAGAGCCGAAGAGTATATATCAGAAGATAAAGTCAAATAA
- a CDS encoding winged helix-turn-helix transcriptional regulator: MKKKFPDSTKTDCLARMLTVRDALDVISGKWKVLIIISIMSGNKRFREIERSIPKISSKVLAKELKDLEEHQLIKRTVYDELPVLVEYTATDYVFTLEKVIEELHNWGLNHRKKILG; the protein is encoded by the coding sequence ATGAAAAAAAAATTCCCAGATAGTACTAAGACCGATTGTTTGGCAAGAATGCTAACCGTCCGTGATGCCCTTGACGTGATAAGCGGCAAATGGAAAGTCCTTATTATTATTTCCATTATGAGCGGGAATAAACGCTTTAGGGAAATAGAAAGAAGTATTCCAAAAATTTCTTCAAAGGTTCTTGCCAAAGAACTTAAAGACTTGGAGGAACATCAGCTTATCAAACGGACGGTTTATGACGAATTGCCTGTATTGGTAGAATACACCGCAACAGATTATGTTTTTACGCTTGAAAAAGTAATTGAGGAACTACATAATTGGGGGCTAAACCATCGGAAAAAGATATTGGGGTAA
- a CDS encoding efflux RND transporter permease subunit: protein MLNRIIKYFLDNRVITLLLLVIIIVWGLSTAPFNWHGGVLPRDPVPVDAIPDIGENQQIVATEWMGRSPKDIQEQITYPLSTSLLGIPGVKTIRSTSMFGMSFIYIIFDDNIEFYWSRSRVLEKLNSLPAGTLPEGVQPSLGPDATALGQIFWYTLEGRNPETGEPTGGWNPDELRTIQDFYAKYSISAAEGVSEVASIGGFVKEYQVEINPNAMRAFNVSIMDVMNAVQKSNLDIGAETVEINKAEYLVRGLGYIKNVSDLEEAVITVRNGVPVKIKDVAFVNLGPATRRGGLDKEGVEAVGGVVVARYGSNPMQVIDNVKAKIQEMEAGLPQKTLADGTVSKVTVVPFYDRSGLIQETIGTLETALSHEILICIIVVIVLVFNLRASVVISSMLPITVLATFIIMRYTGVEANIVALSGIAIAIGVMIDVGVVFVENIIRHMEMPENEGISKGKAFTNLIHKSVSEVSGAITTAMLTTIVSFLPVFAMQAQEGKLFHPLAFTKTFALISALLLGLSLLPTLAYYVFSIKVTSAQVRKITNIVLIAGGILLFVFTGVLAALALTLFGLNNFLAYRWTNKKIPTYINIGIAILVAVYYLTIEWLPIGPQEGFFLNLIFVLVAISIILALLWILVIYYERILRWCLAHRWKFMLIPLVTVFFGIMIWLGFDTTFGFVAKGFETVGWKSFRQTAFWQASSERFPGIGEEFMPSLNEGSFLLMPTSMPHTGIEQNLQFIETLDKRISNIPEVDLTVGKWGRVNSALDPAPTQMFENTINYRSEYILDENGHRQRFKVNRNGEFLLKGGGAYNPKDGFRLLPADSLITDSKGDYFRQWRPHIKKTDDIWQEIVNVSHMPGLTSSPKLQPIEARLVMLSTGMRAPMGLKVSGPDLESIEQGGKALEAALKDIPSILSSTVFYDRAVGAPYIEIKLNRQNMARYGITVADLQDVISAAVGGMPLTTTVEGRERFPVRLRYPRELRDNPEELAKLIVPTATGAQIPLKEVADIEYTKGAQMIQSENTFLLGYVIFDKVAGKAEVDVVKEADKILKDKIASGQLELPKGVSYKFAGNYEQQKRAANRLLVVIPLSLLAILLILYFQFKTVTASLIHFSGVIVAFAGGFILLWLYGEPWFMNFSIGDMNMRDLFQMHQINLSIAVWVGFIALFGIATNDGVLMGTYIHDTFLERDPHTKDEIREAVVHAGLRRVRPAAMTTATALIALLPVLTSTGKGADIMVPMAIPTFGGMLIQSMTMFVVPVFQCWWRESAIKKHGKIKE from the coding sequence ATGCTTAACAGAATCATCAAGTATTTTCTCGATAACAGAGTTATAACATTGTTACTACTTGTTATCATCATTGTTTGGGGACTATCTACAGCTCCATTCAACTGGCATGGTGGCGTATTGCCACGCGATCCTGTCCCTGTGGACGCTATTCCTGATATAGGAGAAAATCAGCAAATTGTAGCTACTGAATGGATGGGACGTTCACCAAAGGATATTCAGGAACAAATTACGTATCCGTTATCTACTTCACTGCTGGGAATACCCGGAGTGAAAACCATCCGTAGTACTTCTATGTTCGGTATGTCGTTTATATATATCATTTTTGACGACAACATCGAATTTTATTGGAGTCGTTCCAGAGTATTAGAAAAGCTGAACTCCCTACCTGCGGGAACATTACCAGAAGGGGTACAGCCCAGCTTGGGGCCAGATGCCACTGCTTTAGGACAAATATTCTGGTACACCCTTGAAGGACGTAACCCCGAAACAGGGGAGCCAACCGGCGGATGGAACCCAGATGAGTTACGAACTATTCAGGACTTTTATGCCAAATATTCGATTTCAGCAGCCGAAGGAGTATCCGAAGTAGCATCTATCGGCGGTTTTGTGAAAGAATATCAGGTAGAGATAAATCCTAATGCTATGCGTGCCTTTAATGTTTCCATCATGGATGTGATGAATGCCGTACAAAAGAGCAATCTGGACATAGGTGCGGAAACAGTGGAAATCAATAAGGCTGAATATCTTGTCAGGGGATTGGGGTATATAAAGAATGTTTCCGATCTGGAAGAAGCGGTTATTACTGTCCGCAATGGAGTACCCGTTAAAATTAAAGATGTCGCTTTTGTTAATCTGGGCCCGGCTACCCGTCGTGGAGGTCTGGATAAAGAAGGTGTCGAAGCAGTCGGTGGCGTTGTGGTTGCCCGTTACGGCTCAAACCCGATGCAGGTCATTGACAATGTAAAAGCTAAAATACAAGAAATGGAAGCAGGGCTTCCTCAGAAAACACTGGCGGATGGTACCGTGTCAAAAGTTACTGTTGTACCTTTCTATGACAGGTCTGGACTGATACAGGAAACTATCGGTACACTGGAAACAGCCCTTTCTCATGAGATACTGATCTGTATAATTGTAGTAATAGTATTAGTCTTCAACCTACGGGCATCGGTTGTGATTTCCTCCATGCTCCCTATAACGGTGCTGGCCACCTTTATCATCATGCGTTATACGGGTGTCGAAGCCAATATTGTCGCGCTGTCGGGTATTGCCATCGCTATCGGGGTCATGATTGATGTCGGAGTTGTCTTTGTCGAAAATATAATCCGGCATATGGAGATGCCCGAAAATGAAGGCATTTCCAAAGGGAAAGCCTTTACAAACCTGATACATAAAAGCGTCAGCGAAGTTTCAGGTGCTATCACGACAGCAATGCTTACTACCATTGTGAGCTTCCTGCCTGTCTTCGCCATGCAGGCGCAGGAGGGGAAATTATTCCATCCGTTAGCATTTACAAAAACTTTTGCATTGATATCGGCATTACTACTGGGACTAAGTCTGTTGCCGACACTGGCTTATTATGTATTTTCCATTAAAGTGACTTCTGCCCAGGTACGAAAAATTACTAATATTGTCCTGATAGCTGGAGGTATCCTGTTGTTTGTCTTTACGGGAGTATTGGCAGCCCTGGCTCTCACTTTATTTGGACTGAATAACTTCCTTGCTTACCGATGGACGAATAAGAAGATACCTACTTATATCAATATTGGCATTGCAATTCTGGTAGCTGTCTATTATTTAACAATCGAGTGGCTACCTATCGGCCCGCAGGAAGGATTCTTTTTAAACTTAATATTCGTCCTTGTAGCGATAAGTATAATCTTAGCCTTACTATGGATATTGGTAATTTATTACGAACGCATATTACGTTGGTGCTTGGCACATCGATGGAAGTTTATGCTTATACCATTAGTTACCGTATTCTTCGGTATTATGATATGGTTGGGATTTGATACAACATTCGGTTTTGTGGCTAAAGGTTTTGAAACTGTGGGCTGGAAGAGTTTTAGACAAACTGCTTTCTGGCAGGCTTCAAGTGAACGTTTCCCCGGTATTGGTGAAGAGTTTATGCCAAGTCTGAATGAAGGCTCGTTCCTTTTGATGCCAACGAGTATGCCTCATACGGGTATAGAGCAGAATTTACAATTTATTGAAACACTGGATAAACGCATTTCCAATATTCCCGAAGTGGATCTAACCGTAGGTAAGTGGGGACGTGTCAATTCGGCACTCGACCCTGCTCCAACCCAAATGTTTGAAAACACAATTAACTATCGTAGTGAATATATTCTGGACGAAAATGGACACAGGCAACGATTTAAAGTAAACCGTAATGGTGAGTTCCTTTTAAAAGGTGGAGGCGCTTATAATCCGAAAGATGGTTTTCGCCTGTTACCTGCCGATAGTCTTATCACGGACAGCAAGGGCGATTATTTTCGTCAGTGGCGTCCCCATATCAAAAAAACGGATGATATATGGCAGGAAATCGTAAATGTTTCTCACATGCCGGGACTTACATCCTCGCCTAAACTACAACCGATAGAAGCCCGATTGGTGATGCTTTCGACAGGTATGCGCGCACCGATGGGATTGAAAGTATCAGGGCCCGATCTGGAATCCATTGAGCAAGGAGGAAAAGCATTGGAAGCAGCCTTGAAAGATATTCCGTCTATACTTTCATCTACTGTGTTCTATGACCGTGCCGTCGGAGCACCCTATATTGAAATAAAATTAAACCGTCAGAATATGGCACGTTATGGCATTACCGTGGCTGATTTACAAGATGTAATCAGTGCAGCAGTGGGAGGAATGCCTTTGACCACAACTGTAGAAGGACGTGAACGCTTTCCTGTGCGTTTAAGGTATCCGAGGGAATTGAGGGATAACCCCGAAGAACTGGCTAAACTGATTGTGCCAACAGCAACCGGAGCTCAGATTCCTTTAAAGGAAGTAGCAGATATAGAATATACCAAGGGAGCGCAAATGATCCAGAGTGAAAACACCTTTCTATTAGGCTATGTAATCTTTGACAAAGTAGCCGGAAAAGCCGAAGTAGATGTTGTTAAAGAAGCTGACAAGATACTTAAAGATAAAATAGCGTCCGGACAGTTAGAATTGCCCAAAGGTGTATCTTATAAGTTTGCTGGAAATTATGAACAACAGAAAAGGGCTGCTAACCGACTATTGGTTGTTATACCATTAAGTTTGCTGGCTATCTTGTTGATATTGTATTTTCAGTTTAAGACTGTTACAGCATCATTGATCCACTTTTCCGGGGTAATCGTAGCCTTTGCCGGAGGATTTATCCTGTTGTGGCTTTATGGAGAGCCTTGGTTTATGAACTTCTCTATTGGGGATATGAATATGCGCGACCTGTTCCAAATGCATCAGATAAACCTGAGTATTGCTGTTTGGGTAGGATTTATAGCTTTATTCGGCATCGCTACCAATGATGGGGTGCTGATGGGTACATATATCCATGATACTTTCCTCGAACGCGACCCACATACCAAAGATGAAATCAGAGAGGCTGTAGTTCACGCCGGATTAAGGCGTGTACGCCCTGCCGCTATGACTACGGCAACCGCACTCATCGCATTACTTCCCGTATTGACATCGACAGGTAAGGGAGCGGACATTATGGTTCCGATGGCCATTCCTACTTTCGGAGGGATGCTTATCCAGTCGATGACCATGTTCGTAGTTCCGGTGTTTCAATGCTGGTGGCGTGAATCGGCGATAAAGAAACACGGTAAGATTAAAGAATAA
- a CDS encoding HYC_CC_PP family protein has protein sequence MKKVISIFLLLLMLIIGAHPVIAMHYCAGELYSFGVLDNEIEKSCCEDMEMPQQDDNACHTTSNTQEDNIMPSHENCCDIQKVELSTDDYQHQVQQFNLSNILPSYENVWLALNLLIPTENEGVTKTSQYFPPGGFSLHNIDLLTYICIYRI, from the coding sequence ATGAAGAAGGTTATATCAATATTTCTGTTGCTATTAATGCTGATCATTGGAGCTCATCCTGTGATAGCTATGCATTATTGTGCAGGAGAATTATATTCCTTTGGAGTTTTGGACAATGAAATAGAGAAGTCCTGCTGTGAAGATATGGAAATGCCACAACAGGATGACAATGCCTGCCATACTACTTCAAACACACAGGAGGATAACATAATGCCATCCCATGAAAATTGCTGTGACATTCAAAAGGTTGAACTCTCAACGGACGACTATCAGCATCAGGTTCAGCAATTTAACCTAAGCAATATATTGCCGTCATATGAAAATGTATGGTTGGCTCTTAATTTGCTTATACCAACAGAGAATGAGGGTGTAACTAAAACCAGTCAATACTTTCCGCCAGGAGGTTTTAGTTTACACAACATAGACCTTCTGACCTATATTTGCATCTACCGTATTTGA
- a CDS encoding DsbA family oxidoreductase, with amino-acid sequence MSCLTACGQQAEKQAHVETKNITMENKMKIEIWSDIMCPFCYIGKRNLETALSQFPNKKQIEVEWKSFQIDPTIPEVPKYQNDMYMYVADRKGFSYEQSKQRHQELIQYAKSVGLEYNLDKALVTNSKKGHRIIQFAKTKGLGEKAEERLFYAYFTQGKNLSNVATLVELGKEIGLTEAEVNEALTNPLYVQKVEDDSREAQTLGAGGVPFFVINRKYAIVGAQQPNEILKTLEQAFAQWQKENPETTLNITEGKVCTPDGNCK; translated from the coding sequence ATGAGTTGTCTAACGGCTTGCGGTCAGCAAGCCGAAAAGCAAGCTCACGTTGAAACAAAGAATATAACAATGGAAAATAAAATGAAAATAGAAATTTGGTCCGATATCATGTGTCCGTTCTGTTACATCGGGAAACGAAATCTGGAAACGGCTTTGTCGCAGTTCCCAAACAAAAAACAAATTGAAGTAGAATGGAAAAGTTTCCAAATTGATCCAACTATTCCCGAGGTTCCAAAATACCAAAACGACATGTATATGTATGTGGCTGACCGTAAAGGTTTCAGTTACGAACAGTCGAAGCAAAGGCACCAAGAATTAATTCAATATGCCAAAAGTGTTGGCCTTGAATACAACCTGGACAAAGCCCTTGTTACCAATTCAAAGAAAGGGCACCGCATCATACAATTTGCCAAAACAAAAGGATTGGGTGAAAAAGCGGAAGAACGTTTGTTCTATGCGTATTTCACGCAAGGCAAAAATCTGAGCAATGTAGCCACGTTAGTTGAATTGGGAAAGGAAATTGGCTTAACCGAAGCCGAAGTCAATGAAGCACTAACAAATCCTCTGTATGTGCAGAAAGTAGAGGACGACAGTCGGGAAGCACAGACATTGGGTGCAGGAGGCGTTCCGTTTTTTGTTATCAATCGTAAATACGCCATTGTCGGGGCTCAACAACCTAACGAAATTTTAAAAACACTTGAACAGGCGTTTGCCCAATGGCAGAAAGAAAACCCGGAGACCACGTTGAACATAACAGAGGGCAAAGTATGCACCCCTGATGGGAATTGTAAATAA
- a CDS encoding heavy-metal-associated domain-containing protein: MKKYILVIVLGLGILSFSACNSKSAPSDDTSKTEPTTQSAPEHHQDEHAMLGVQGLCELCKERIETAAKGVEGVSSAMWDIEKKELHLNFNPHQTNLDAISKAIAKAGHDTDKDKADQAAYDALPDCCKYRK, encoded by the coding sequence ATGAAGAAGTATATTTTAGTCATCGTATTGGGATTAGGCATCCTGTCTTTTAGTGCCTGTAACTCAAAAAGCGCACCAAGTGACGATACATCCAAAACGGAACCGACAACCCAGTCAGCCCCAGAACATCATCAGGATGAACATGCCATGTTGGGTGTACAAGGACTTTGCGAATTGTGTAAAGAGCGGATAGAAACTGCTGCAAAAGGTGTGGAAGGGGTATCTTCGGCTATGTGGGATATAGAAAAGAAGGAACTACATCTGAACTTCAATCCACATCAGACTAATCTGGATGCAATCAGCAAGGCTATTGCCAAAGCAGGACATGATACGGATAAGGATAAAGCTGATCAGGCAGCATATGATGCATTGCCCGATTGCTGCAAATACAGAAAATAA
- a CDS encoding efflux RND transporter periplasmic adaptor subunit: METNKLKKIINNNYIKYGLILIAGLFIGWLIFGASSNNQNESSEHVHEEGAVQIWTCAMHPQIRQNKPGKCPICGMDLIPLKTSGSGDEAVDPSAIQLSKEAVALANIQTTVISRQNPIKDVQLYGTIQADERLSQSQTSHVSGRIEKLFINFTGESVRQGQTIATIYSPELLSAQQELLEAAKMQSVQPALIQAAREKLRLWKLTDEQIARIEQSGNVSALVEIKANTGGIVVSKKVNQGDYINQGSVLFDIANLSQVWAMFDAYEVDLPFLKVGDKIDFTLQAVPGKTFSGRISFIDPILDRTTRTAKIRVETANSGMQLKPEMYANAIIKAPLKQFNNEIVIPKSSVLWTGKRSIVYVKQPNTQSPAFMLHEIELGPSLGDSYVVLSGVNEGDEIVTNGAFTIDASAQLEGKRSMMNAEASRPVTGHEGHNMSGSSSGTNQSETSTGHEGHDMSSMQGDSKQSMTAKTEHAMINVQGLCEICKERIEKAAKGVSGVTSASWDQKSKQLHLNFDPAKTNVDAISKAVAKVGHDTDKYKADKAVYDALPDCCKYKK; the protein is encoded by the coding sequence ATGGAAACGAATAAATTAAAAAAGATTATTAATAATAATTATATCAAGTACGGATTGATACTCATTGCCGGGCTGTTTATCGGCTGGCTGATATTCGGAGCTTCATCCAATAATCAGAATGAATCATCTGAGCATGTTCACGAAGAGGGTGCGGTACAAATTTGGACTTGTGCCATGCACCCTCAGATAAGACAAAACAAACCGGGTAAATGCCCTATTTGCGGTATGGATCTGATACCGTTGAAAACATCCGGTAGCGGAGACGAAGCTGTTGACCCGAGTGCGATTCAACTGTCTAAGGAAGCTGTGGCACTGGCTAATATACAAACAACCGTTATCAGCCGCCAAAATCCAATAAAAGATGTTCAGTTGTATGGTACAATACAAGCTGATGAACGATTGTCTCAATCACAAACATCCCATGTTAGTGGGCGGATTGAAAAACTCTTTATCAACTTCACAGGAGAGAGTGTTAGGCAAGGACAAACGATTGCTACAATTTATTCCCCTGAATTATTAAGTGCGCAGCAGGAATTATTGGAAGCAGCTAAAATGCAATCGGTACAACCTGCCTTAATTCAGGCGGCACGGGAAAAACTGCGCCTGTGGAAATTGACAGATGAACAGATCGCGAGGATAGAGCAATCAGGAAATGTGTCTGCATTGGTAGAAATAAAAGCCAATACCGGCGGTATTGTAGTCAGCAAAAAAGTGAATCAGGGAGATTATATTAATCAGGGAAGTGTACTTTTTGATATTGCTAACCTGTCACAGGTATGGGCTATGTTTGATGCCTATGAAGTAGATCTGCCTTTCCTTAAAGTCGGGGATAAAATTGATTTCACGTTGCAGGCTGTGCCCGGCAAAACATTTTCAGGTCGAATATCCTTTATTGATCCGATATTGGATAGAACGACCCGTACAGCTAAAATTCGGGTAGAAACAGCCAACTCCGGCATGCAATTAAAGCCGGAGATGTATGCTAATGCCATTATCAAAGCTCCGTTGAAACAATTCAACAATGAAATTGTCATACCAAAATCATCTGTGCTCTGGACAGGGAAACGTTCGATTGTCTATGTGAAGCAACCGAATACACAATCTCCGGCATTTATGTTACATGAAATTGAACTCGGACCGTCACTTGGCGATTCGTATGTAGTGCTTTCGGGTGTGAATGAAGGAGATGAGATTGTGACCAACGGAGCCTTTACCATTGATGCCAGTGCGCAACTCGAAGGAAAACGTAGTATGATGAATGCTGAAGCATCCCGTCCCGTAACAGGGCACGAAGGTCATAATATGTCGGGAAGCTCATCAGGTACAAACCAATCCGAAACATCAACCGGGCATGAAGGACACGATATGTCCTCCATGCAGGGAGATTCAAAACAAAGCATGACTGCCAAAACTGAACATGCTATGATAAATGTGCAGGGACTCTGTGAAATATGCAAAGAACGTATCGAGAAAGCTGCTAAAGGTGTTAGCGGAGTAACATCGGCTTCGTGGGATCAGAAGTCTAAACAACTGCATTTAAACTTTGATCCGGCAAAAACCAATGTGGATGCTATAAGTAAAGCAGTAGCCAAAGTTGGGCATGATACAGACAAGTACAAAGCAGACAAAGCTGTTTATGATGCACTACCGGACTGTTGCAAATACAAGAAATAA